One genomic region from Microcystis panniformis FACHB-1757 encodes:
- a CDS encoding DedA family protein, translating into MTEWITNTMTSMGYLGIALLMFLENLFPPIPSELIMPLAGFTVHEGQMQFIPAVVAGIVGTVVGALPWYYLGRVVDEEKIEKLADKYGKWITVSAKDIQKANQWFNRHGSKAVLLCRLVPGVRTLISLPAGMNHMAMIPFLVYSTIGTTLWVVFLTAAGYFLGKNYPLVEEYLAPVSKIALLVLVIWFILWIIRKRNRRYE; encoded by the coding sequence ATGACTGAATGGATTACAAATACAATGACTTCTATGGGCTATTTAGGCATAGCCCTATTAATGTTTTTAGAGAATCTTTTTCCTCCCATTCCCTCGGAATTAATTATGCCCCTAGCGGGTTTTACAGTCCATGAGGGACAAATGCAATTTATTCCGGCAGTGGTAGCGGGGATTGTCGGAACCGTAGTCGGAGCGCTACCTTGGTATTATCTCGGTCGGGTTGTGGATGAGGAAAAAATCGAAAAACTAGCCGATAAATACGGCAAATGGATTACCGTTTCCGCTAAAGATATTCAAAAAGCTAATCAATGGTTTAACCGTCACGGTAGTAAAGCGGTTTTACTCTGTCGTTTAGTCCCCGGAGTACGAACTTTGATTTCCCTACCCGCCGGGATGAATCACATGGCGATGATTCCCTTTTTAGTTTACTCCACCATCGGCACGACCCTCTGGGTCGTTTTTTTAACGGCAGCAGGTTACTTTTTAGGGAAAAATTACCCCCTTGTGGAAGAATATCTGGCTCCCGTGTCAAAAATAGCCCTACTTGTCCTGGTTATCTGGTTTATCCTCTGGATTATCCGCAAACGTAACCGCCGGTACGAGTAA